A single Rubrivivax gelatinosus IL144 DNA region contains:
- a CDS encoding ExbD/TolR family protein, whose product MAFGRLDRSSPPPPISDINMTPLIDVMLVLLVIFIVTAPLLASSLKLDLPAAGASTPSDTPGFVAVALDADGQLYLGEQRASAEEVERALREAGARDPQTEVRLRADRAVPYGQVAGLIDVAQRAGLSRIGFVTEPAAPR is encoded by the coding sequence ATGGCTTTCGGACGCCTGGACCGATCGAGCCCGCCGCCGCCGATCAGCGACATCAACATGACGCCGCTGATCGACGTCATGCTGGTGCTGCTGGTGATCTTCATCGTCACCGCGCCGCTGCTGGCCTCCAGCCTGAAGCTCGACCTGCCGGCCGCCGGCGCCTCGACGCCGTCGGACACGCCGGGTTTCGTCGCCGTCGCGCTCGACGCCGACGGCCAGCTCTACCTGGGTGAACAGCGCGCCAGCGCCGAGGAAGTCGAGCGTGCGCTGCGCGAGGCCGGCGCACGCGATCCGCAGACCGAAGTGCGGCTGCGCGCCGACCGCGCCGTGCCCTACGGCCAGGTCGCCGGCTTGATCGACGTCGCCCAACGTGCGGGCTTGTCGCGCATCGGCTTCGTCACCGAGCCTGCCGCACCCAGGTAG
- a CDS encoding MotA/TolQ/ExbB proton channel family protein — translation MQGLEHFWGEADTVGRIVALLLFTMSVVAWLLIVWKGLLLRRAGADIRRAVPAFWDSASIGDGRSRVQALDREGVLLPLVDAAVAPAAGGTLEGAAALEARLTRRLRDALHRGLAHLQFGQVILASIGSTAPFVGLFGTVWAIHHALTGIGDAGTLTIEKVAGPVGEALVMTAAGIAVAVPAVLAFNTFGKLVAACEAELEGFAHDLRRMVLDAPQD, via the coding sequence ATGCAGGGCCTGGAGCACTTCTGGGGCGAGGCCGACACGGTCGGCCGCATCGTCGCGCTGCTGCTGTTCACGATGTCGGTCGTGGCCTGGCTGCTGATCGTCTGGAAGGGCCTGCTGCTGCGCCGCGCCGGCGCCGACATCCGCCGCGCCGTGCCGGCCTTCTGGGACTCGGCCTCGATCGGCGACGGCCGCAGCCGCGTGCAGGCGCTGGACCGTGAAGGCGTGCTGCTGCCGCTGGTCGACGCCGCCGTCGCGCCGGCCGCCGGCGGCACGCTCGAAGGCGCGGCCGCGCTCGAAGCGCGGCTCACGCGCCGCTTGCGCGACGCGCTGCACCGCGGCCTCGCGCACCTGCAGTTCGGCCAGGTCATCCTGGCTTCGATCGGCAGCACCGCGCCCTTCGTCGGCCTGTTCGGCACCGTCTGGGCGATCCACCACGCGCTCACCGGCATCGGCGACGCCGGCACGCTGACGATCGAGAAGGTCGCCGGCCCGGTCGGCGAAGCGCTGGTGATGACCGCCGCCGGCATCGCCGTCGCCGTGCCCGCGGTGCTGGCCTTCAACACCTTCGGCAAGCTGGTCGCCGCCTGCGAGGCCGAGCTCGAAGGTTTCGCCCACGACCTGCGCCGCATGGTGCTGGACGCACCGCAGGACTGA
- the dapB gene encoding 4-hydroxy-tetrahydrodipicolinate reductase, whose product MSVVSIAVAGASGRMGRMLVEAVLASPDCRLSGALDLPDSPALGQDAGAFLGRTTGVAVTADLRTGLAGADVLIDFTRPEGTLTHLALCRELGVRMVIGTTGFTPQQKAEIAAAAQQIGVVFAPNMSVGVNVVLKLLETAAKALADGYDIEIVEAHHRHKVDAPSGTALAMGEAVARALGQDLSEHAVFAREGHTGERKPGTIGFATIRGGDIVGDHTVLFAGTGERIEISHRSNSRANYAAGSVRAARFLVAHGPGLYGMADVLGL is encoded by the coding sequence GTGAGCGTCGTCTCGATCGCGGTGGCCGGCGCCTCCGGGCGCATGGGCCGCATGCTCGTCGAGGCGGTGCTGGCCAGCCCCGACTGCCGCCTGAGCGGCGCGCTCGACCTCCCGGACAGCCCCGCGCTGGGCCAGGACGCCGGCGCCTTCCTCGGCCGCACGACCGGCGTCGCCGTCACCGCCGACCTGCGCACCGGCCTGGCCGGCGCCGACGTGCTGATCGACTTCACCCGCCCCGAAGGCACGCTGACGCACCTGGCGCTGTGCCGCGAGCTCGGCGTGCGCATGGTCATCGGCACCACCGGCTTCACGCCGCAGCAGAAGGCCGAGATCGCCGCCGCCGCGCAGCAGATCGGCGTCGTCTTCGCGCCGAACATGAGCGTCGGCGTCAACGTCGTGCTCAAGCTGCTGGAGACCGCCGCCAAGGCGCTGGCCGACGGCTACGACATCGAGATCGTCGAAGCCCATCACCGCCACAAGGTCGACGCCCCGAGCGGCACCGCGCTGGCGATGGGCGAAGCGGTGGCGCGTGCGCTCGGCCAGGACCTGTCCGAACACGCGGTCTTCGCGCGCGAAGGCCACACCGGCGAGCGCAAGCCCGGCACGATCGGCTTCGCGACGATCCGCGGCGGCGACATCGTCGGCGACCACACGGTGCTGTTCGCCGGCACCGGCGAGCGCATCGAGATCAGCCACCGCAGCAACAGCCGCGCGAACTACGCCGCCGGCAGCGTGCGCGCGGCGCGTTTCCTCGTCGCCCACGGGCCCGGGCTGTACGGCATGGCCGACGTCCTGGGCCTCTGA
- a CDS encoding outer membrane protein assembly factor BamE, which translates to MLRILALLSGSLLLGACSSTPSSGPSFLGFITPYRIDIVQGNVVTREQLQALKTGMSREQVRNVLGTPLVTDAFHAQRWDYIFTIRRPGTDPQRRSIVVRFDASGTMTGVEAPDDLPTEREFVDSITRQKDEKPVVPKLELTESERLALPRPPKREEAAPEAEPQGAARSYPPLEAS; encoded by the coding sequence ATGCTTCGCATCCTGGCCCTGCTGTCCGGCTCGCTGTTGCTGGGCGCGTGCTCGTCGACGCCGTCGTCCGGTCCCAGCTTCCTCGGGTTCATCACGCCGTACCGCATCGACATCGTCCAGGGCAACGTCGTCACGCGCGAACAGCTTCAGGCGCTGAAGACCGGCATGTCGCGCGAACAGGTGCGCAACGTGCTCGGCACGCCGCTGGTCACCGACGCCTTCCACGCCCAGCGCTGGGACTACATCTTCACGATCCGCCGCCCGGGCACCGATCCGCAGCGCCGCAGCATCGTCGTGCGCTTCGACGCCAGCGGCACGATGACCGGCGTCGAGGCCCCGGACGATCTGCCGACCGAACGCGAGTTCGTCGACTCGATCACGCGCCAGAAGGACGAGAAGCCGGTCGTGCCCAAGCTCGAGCTGACCGAGTCCGAGCGCCTGGCGCTGCCGCGCCCGCCCAAGCGCGAGGAAGCCGCGCCCGAAGCCGAACCGCAAGGGGCCGCGCGCAGCTACCCGCCGCTGGAGGCCTCGTGA